A DNA window from Pseudomonas sp. B21-056 contains the following coding sequences:
- a CDS encoding DinB family protein: MNYFLAQALNNQWANHRLLGTCAQLSEDEYLTRRTGFFPSIQATLCHILEVDRYYLTALEDDRAGQHQDFSETLAFADLVQNQTRTDQRLVTFCESLREKDLARSVELVRADGMVVLERIDRLLLHLLEHQIHHRGQVHTMLSDTDIEPPQLDEFFLDCDRRFRQAEEQQLQLDEGRVWRDYLPD, encoded by the coding sequence ATGAACTATTTCCTGGCCCAGGCCCTGAACAATCAATGGGCCAACCACCGCCTGCTCGGCACCTGCGCGCAGTTGAGCGAGGACGAGTACCTGACGCGGCGCACGGGTTTCTTTCCGTCCATACAAGCCACGCTGTGCCATATCCTGGAAGTGGATCGCTATTACCTTACGGCTCTTGAAGATGATCGTGCCGGTCAGCACCAGGATTTCTCCGAAACCCTGGCCTTTGCCGATCTGGTGCAAAACCAGACCCGCACTGACCAGCGACTGGTAACATTCTGCGAATCCCTACGGGAGAAAGACCTCGCCCGATCTGTCGAGCTGGTACGCGCCGACGGCATGGTGGTGCTCGAGCGGATCGACCGGTTGCTGCTTCACTTGCTCGAGCACCAGATCCATCACCGGGGACAGGTCCACACCATGCTCAGCGACACCGACATCGAGCCCCCACAACTCGATGAGTTCTTCCTCGACTGCGACCGCCGGTTTCGGCAAGCGGAAGAACAGCAGCTGCAGCTCGACGAAGGCCGTGTCTGGCGGGACTATCTGCCCGACTGA
- a CDS encoding DUF2790 domain-containing protein yields the protein MNTKAIYAACLFAALNICTLSARAESNVQAQPYAYGTHLDVKQVLSLTEDADPTCGVVDARMTYLDSAGHKQALDYRKLSDNCHDGD from the coding sequence ATGAACACCAAAGCCATCTACGCCGCTTGCCTTTTCGCCGCGCTGAACATCTGCACCCTGTCGGCCCGGGCCGAAAGCAACGTCCAGGCACAGCCTTATGCCTACGGCACTCACCTGGATGTCAAGCAGGTGCTGTCGCTGACTGAAGACGCCGACCCGACCTGCGGAGTGGTGGACGCTCGCATGACCTACCTGGATTCAGCGGGCCACAAGCAGGCGTTGGACTACCGCAAGCTGTCTGACAATTGCCATGACGGAGACTGA
- a CDS encoding response regulator — protein sequence MDHVDHVLIVDDDREIRELVGNYLKKNGLRTTVVADGRQMRAFLETTPVDLIVLDLMMPGDDGLVLCRELRAGKHKATPVLMLTARNDETDRIIGLEMGADDYLVKPFAARELLARINAVLRRTRMLPPNLVVTESGRLLAFGRWRLDTTARHLLDTDGTMVALSGAEYRLLRVFLDHPQRVLNRDQLLNLTQGRDADLFDRSIDLLVSRLRQRLLDDAREPAYIKTVRSEGYVFSLPVEILEAST from the coding sequence ATGGATCATGTCGATCACGTGCTGATAGTGGATGACGATCGCGAGATCAGGGAGCTGGTGGGCAACTACCTGAAGAAGAACGGCCTGCGTACCACCGTCGTCGCCGATGGCCGGCAGATGCGCGCCTTTCTGGAAACCACCCCGGTGGACCTGATCGTGCTGGACCTGATGATGCCGGGCGATGACGGCCTGGTGCTGTGTCGGGAACTGCGCGCCGGCAAGCACAAGGCCACGCCGGTACTGATGCTTACCGCCCGCAACGACGAAACCGACCGTATCATCGGCCTGGAAATGGGTGCCGACGATTACCTGGTCAAGCCCTTCGCTGCCCGTGAGCTGTTGGCACGGATCAACGCGGTGTTGCGACGCACCCGCATGTTGCCGCCCAACCTGGTGGTCACCGAAAGCGGTCGATTGCTGGCGTTCGGTCGCTGGCGCCTGGACACCACGGCGCGTCACCTGCTGGACACCGACGGCACCATGGTCGCCCTGAGCGGCGCGGAATACCGGCTGTTGCGGGTGTTCCTCGACCATCCGCAGCGGGTGCTCAATCGCGACCAACTGCTGAACCTGACCCAGGGCCGGGACGCCGATCTGTTCGATCGCTCCATCGACCTGCTGGTCAGCCGCCTGCGCCAGCGCCTGTTGGATGACGCCCGCGAGCCGGCCTACATCAAGACCGTGCGCAGCGAAGGCTATGTCTTCTCCTTGCCGGTGGAAATTCTCGAGGCTTCGACATGA
- a CDS encoding cytochrome c biogenesis protein DipZ produces the protein MLLIAFLGGILTILSPCILPVVPFLFARANRSSGSVLLTLLGMVLTFALVASLAVVSSDWVLRASNVGRQVALVVMVLFALSLMFSQVGTWLARPLVSLGNRVDAGAGKVAGPLASVLIGVATGLLWAPCAGPILGVILTGAMLQGASAETSLLLLAYGLGSALSLGTLILAGRGLTSRLKLSLPITTWLRRGTGALVLLAAVAIGSGVDDRLLASVSSAQAGSLEQGLLEKVPKAIDFLVDKASAKPLQDLESQGAMPSLDGAVQWLNSPPLNSESLKGKVVLVDFWTYDCINCQHTLPHVNDWAKKYEKDGLLVIGVHTPEYGYEKIIDNVRQQVRKLDINYPVAIDNQYAIWRAFNNQYWPAHYFIDAKGQVRYSHFGEGRYAEQEQVIQQLLQEAKASQ, from the coding sequence ATGCTTCTGATCGCTTTCCTGGGCGGGATCCTGACGATCCTCAGTCCCTGTATCCTCCCCGTGGTGCCGTTCCTGTTCGCCCGGGCCAATCGTTCATCCGGCTCGGTATTGCTGACGCTGCTGGGTATGGTCCTGACGTTCGCCCTGGTGGCGAGCCTGGCGGTGGTGAGTAGCGATTGGGTGCTGCGGGCCAGCAATGTCGGGCGGCAAGTCGCGCTGGTGGTGATGGTGCTGTTCGCGCTGTCGTTGATGTTCAGTCAGGTCGGTACCTGGCTGGCACGGCCGCTGGTGAGCCTGGGTAACCGGGTCGACGCCGGTGCCGGGAAGGTGGCCGGGCCGCTGGCGTCGGTATTGATCGGGGTCGCCACCGGCTTGCTCTGGGCGCCGTGTGCAGGGCCCATCCTCGGCGTGATCCTGACCGGCGCCATGTTGCAGGGTGCCAGTGCCGAAACCAGCCTGTTGCTGCTTGCCTACGGCCTGGGCAGTGCCTTGTCGCTGGGGACGCTGATCCTGGCCGGGCGCGGGCTGACCAGCCGCCTCAAACTGTCGCTGCCGATCACCACCTGGCTGCGCCGGGGCACCGGGGCCTTGGTGTTGCTGGCCGCCGTGGCGATTGGCAGCGGTGTCGACGATCGTCTGCTGGCAAGCGTGTCCTCCGCGCAGGCCGGGTCCTTGGAACAGGGCCTGCTGGAGAAAGTGCCCAAGGCCATCGATTTTCTGGTCGACAAGGCCAGCGCCAAACCCTTGCAAGACCTCGAGTCCCAGGGCGCCATGCCTTCGCTGGACGGCGCGGTGCAATGGCTGAACTCACCGCCGCTGAACAGCGAATCCCTGAAGGGCAAAGTGGTGCTGGTGGATTTCTGGACCTACGACTGCATCAACTGCCAGCACACGCTGCCCCATGTGAACGACTGGGCCAAGAAGTATGAGAAGGACGGGCTGCTGGTGATCGGCGTTCACACCCCGGAATACGGCTACGAGAAGATCATCGACAACGTGCGCCAGCAGGTTCGCAAGCTGGACATCAACTACCCGGTGGCGATCGACAACCAGTATGCGATCTGGCGCGCTTTCAACAACCAGTACTGGCCGGCGCATTACTTCATCGATGCCAAGGGGCAAGTGCGCTACAGCCATTTTGGTGAAGGTCGGTACGCCGAGCAGGAACAAGTGATTCAGCAACTGCTGCAGGAGGCCAAGGCGAGCCAGTAA